A stretch of the Bacillus anthracis str. Vollum genome encodes the following:
- a CDS encoding lipoprotein encodes MTKTKWLVGGVVTSLMTGTLFGCAQDLPPKPNDKSCSDWDWDDELGVWQCDESSSSYRGHYFYGGTYYRNKSTFKNSSAFKSYQSSAEFKGGIGSGSKGGFGG; translated from the coding sequence GTGACAAAAACGAAATGGCTAGTAGGTGGTGTCGTAACGTCTTTAATGACTGGCACTTTATTTGGCTGTGCGCAAGATCTTCCCCCAAAACCGAATGATAAAAGTTGTTCAGATTGGGATTGGGATGATGAACTTGGGGTATGGCAGTGTGATGAGAGTAGCTCAAGTTATCGTGGGCATTACTTCTATGGTGGAACATACTATCGAAATAAATCCACTTTTAAAAATTCATCGGCGTTTAAATCTTATCAATCGTCTGCGGAATTTAAAGGTGGAATTGGAAGCGGTTCAAAGGGAGGATTTGGGGGCTAA